A region of Candidatus Poribacteria bacterium DNA encodes the following proteins:
- a CDS encoding sulfurtransferase TusA family protein, giving the protein MTETRVDQELDLKGEICPYTFVKSKLAMENLAAGQVLRVLFDHEPAVRNVSRSMEHEGHTVLARGAVGERLWQVVVRKA; this is encoded by the coding sequence ATGACCGAAACGCGCGTCGATCAGGAGCTCGACCTCAAGGGCGAGATCTGTCCGTACACGTTCGTGAAGTCCAAGCTGGCGATGGAGAACCTGGCGGCGGGTCAGGTGCTCCGCGTGCTGTTCGACCACGAGCCGGCGGTCCGGAACGTGTCGCGGAGCATGGAGCACGAGGGTCATACGGTTCTCGCCCGCGGAGCCGTCGGGGAGCGGCTCTGGCAAGTCGTCGTCCGCAAGGCATAG
- a CDS encoding M67 family metallopeptidase produces MEVPAQVWQAIVAHAERDYPEECCGVLLSAGGSMIVRECRNVQNALHAADPAAHPRDARTAYSVDPLELLEITREADRGGAAIAGFYHSHPDHEAYFSEEDRARAVIDGWDEPIYPDATYIVVSVRNGRAAGAQGFRWDDAARQHVECAIVEKS; encoded by the coding sequence GTGGAGGTTCCCGCCCAAGTCTGGCAGGCGATCGTCGCCCACGCCGAGCGTGACTACCCCGAGGAATGCTGCGGCGTCTTACTGTCGGCGGGCGGATCGATGATCGTCCGCGAGTGCCGAAACGTCCAGAACGCGCTGCACGCCGCCGATCCAGCCGCCCATCCGCGCGACGCCCGCACGGCGTACTCGGTCGATCCGCTGGAGCTGCTCGAAATCACGCGGGAAGCCGACCGAGGCGGCGCAGCGATCGCGGGATTCTACCACTCCCACCCGGATCACGAGGCATACTTCTCCGAGGAGGACCGCGCCCGCGCGGTCATCGATGGCTGGGACGAGCCAATCTATCCCGACGCGACGTACATCGTCGTGTCGGTGCGGAACGGACGGGCTGCGGGAGCCCAAGGGTTCCGCTGGGACGATGCGGCGCGTCAGCACGTCGAATGCGCTATCGTGGAGAAGAGTTGA
- a CDS encoding L-rhamnose mutarotase, whose product MPRYAYMLRLRDDPQAIAEYREHHRRVWDEVVEALQAVGIQRMDIYLLGRTLVMTMEVGDDFDLEGWGAAYLAHHPQCREWDALMRTYQEPVPEAQPGEWWARMEPVFQL is encoded by the coding sequence ATGCCGCGATATGCCTACATGTTGCGGCTTCGAGACGATCCGCAGGCGATCGCGGAGTACCGCGAGCACCATCGCCGCGTGTGGGACGAAGTGGTCGAGGCGCTGCAGGCTGTCGGCATCCAGCGGATGGATATCTACCTGCTGGGTCGAACGCTCGTCATGACAATGGAGGTCGGCGACGACTTCGATCTGGAGGGGTGGGGCGCGGCGTACCTGGCGCATCATCCGCAATGCCGCGAGTGGGACGCCCTGATGCGCACGTATCAGGAGCCCGTTCCCGAAGCTCAGCCGGGCGAATGGTGGGCGCGCATGGAGCCGGTGTTCCAGCTCTGA
- a CDS encoding cysteine synthase family protein → MKPCGVHADSRVPDEGILTHIGNTPLLRLRRIPRDLGRPNVELFAKAEWFNPGGSVKDRAALRMIEDAERSGALTPDKVVLDSTSGNTGIAYALICAVKGYRCELVMPGNVSQERLRTVRAYGASVTFSDPLEGSDGALLLARSIYETSPDKYYLPCQYDNDSNWRAHYDTTGVEILKQTNGRVTHLLAGVGTSGTVMGTGRRLKECNDQVRVYAVEPDSGFHGLEGLKHIETAIVPGIYDPSVLDGTIHVGTEEAYDMSRRLAAEEGILVGKSAGAVMVGAMRLAGELDSGVVVCVFADGGSRYLSSALFEE, encoded by the coding sequence ATGAAGCCCTGCGGAGTCCATGCAGACAGCCGCGTTCCCGACGAAGGTATCCTGACGCACATCGGCAACACGCCGCTGCTGCGTCTGCGCCGGATTCCACGCGATTTGGGGCGTCCCAACGTCGAGCTGTTCGCCAAGGCGGAGTGGTTCAACCCCGGCGGATCGGTCAAGGATCGTGCCGCGCTGCGGATGATCGAGGACGCGGAACGCTCCGGCGCGCTGACGCCCGACAAGGTGGTTCTCGACTCGACGTCAGGCAACACGGGAATCGCCTACGCGCTCATCTGCGCGGTCAAGGGCTACCGATGCGAGCTCGTCATGCCGGGCAACGTGAGCCAAGAGCGGCTTCGCACCGTCCGGGCGTATGGCGCGAGCGTCACGTTCTCCGACCCGCTGGAAGGCTCCGATGGAGCGCTTCTGCTGGCTCGGTCGATCTACGAGACGTCGCCCGACAAGTACTACCTGCCGTGCCAGTACGACAACGACTCGAACTGGCGAGCGCACTACGACACGACGGGCGTCGAAATCCTCAAGCAGACGAACGGGCGCGTGACTCATCTGCTCGCAGGCGTTGGCACGAGCGGAACCGTCATGGGAACCGGTCGGCGGCTGAAGGAGTGCAACGACCAGGTCCGCGTCTACGCCGTCGAGCCGGACAGCGGGTTCCACGGTCTCGAAGGGCTCAAGCACATCGAGACGGCAATCGTGCCGGGCATCTACGACCCGTCGGTGCTTGACGGAACCATCCACGTGGGGACGGAAGAGGCATACGACATGTCGCGCCGTCTCGCCGCCGAGGAGGGGATTCTCGTCGGGAAGTCGGCGGGCGCGGTGATGGTCGGGGCGATGCGGCTCGCCGGTGAGTTGGATTCCGGCGTGGTCGTGTGCGTGTTCGCCGACGGCGGGTCGCGCTATCTGAGCTCCGCCCTGTTCGAGGAATAA